In Rosa chinensis cultivar Old Blush chromosome 1, RchiOBHm-V2, whole genome shotgun sequence, a genomic segment contains:
- the LOC112182035 gene encoding exportin-2 produces the protein MEWNPQDLHTLSQCFVNTLSPSPEPRRQAEAILADFSQKPNYGLAVLRLVAEPSVAEEIRQAASVNFKNHLKARWAPAPNNSDEPRILDAEKDQIKALIVTLMLNATPKIQGQLSEALVLIGKHDFPRLWPTLLPELIGSLHKASQAGNYASVNGILGTANSIFKKFRYEYKTNDLLYDLKYCLDNFAGTLLEIFLKTANLIESAANAGGGNAEALKPLFESQRLCCRIFFSLNFQELPEFFEDHMNEWMTEQRKYLANSYPALENSADGLAVVDELRSAVCENINLYMEKNEEEFQAYLNGFALAVWNLLTTVSQASSRDQLAVTAIKFLTTVSTSVHHNLFAGDGVIPQICQGIVIPNVRLRDEDEELFDMNYIEFIRRDMEGSDLDTRRRIACELLKGIATNYKPQVTNLVSVQIQNLLTSFAANPSENWKDKDCAIYLVVSLATKRAGGTSVTTDLVDVQNFFGTVIVPELQSQDVNGYPMLKAGALKFFTMFRNHIPKPMTLQFFPDLIRFLRAESNVVHSYAASCIEKLLLVKDEGGQARYTSVDISPVLPQLMTNLFEALKVPESEENQYVMKCIMRVLGVADISREIVGPCITGLTSILNKACENPKNPVFNHYVFESVAVLVKRACGKDASLISIFEINLFPSIQKILVEDVQEFYPYALQLLAQLVELNRPPIPQSYMQIFPMLLSPDSWRKASNVPALVRLLQAFLQKAPHELNQEGRLRQVLEISNKLVSARSTDEQGFYVLNTVVESLDFNVIAPYIGQIWSALFTVLQSRQTGKFIKCLLIFMSLFLVKHGSTNLVDSVNSIQANLFLMILGQFWIPNLTLITGVIETKLTAVASTRLLCESQMLLDAAAVEHWGKLLNNIVTLLSRTEQDRVEEDPEMPEFSENVGYSATFIRLHNAGKTEDDPLKDIRDAKEFLVTSLARLSALSPGRYPQIISQYVEPTNQAELLRLCNSYNCQIV, from the coding sequence atggagtggaacccCCAGGACCTCCACACTCTCTCTCAGTGCTTCGTCAACACCCTCTCTCCCTCGCCGGAGCCTCGCCGCCAAGCCGAGGCCATACTCGCCGATTTCTCCCAGAAGCCCAATTACGGCCTCGCCGTGCTTCGCCTCGTCGCCGAGCCCAGCGTCGCCGAGGAGATCCGCCAGGCCGCCTCCGTCAACTTCAAGAACCACCTCAAGGCCCGGTGGGCCCCCGCTCCCAACAACTCCGACGAGCCCAGGATCCTCGACGCCGAGAAGGACCAGATCAAAGCCCTAATCGTCACCCTCATGCTCAACGCCACCCCCAAAATCCAGGGCCAGCTCAGCGAAGCCCTAGTCCTGATCGGCAAGCACGATTTCCCCAGGCTCTGGCCCACTCTGCTCCCGGAGCTCATCGGAAGCCTCCACAAGGCTTCCCAGGCCGGCAACTATGCTTCCGTTAACGGTATTCTCGGCACTGCTAACTCTATTTTTAAGAAATTTCGGTATGAGTACAAGACCAATGATCTTTTGTATGATTTGAAATACTGTTTGGATAATTTCGCCGGAACCCTATTGGAAATTTTCTTGAAAACGGCTAATTTGATTGAGTCTGCCGCCAATGCCGGCGGAGGTAATGCGGAGGCGCTCAAGCCGCTGTTTGAGTCTCAGAGGTTGTGCTGTAGGATTTTCTTCTCGTTGAATTTTCAGGAGTTGCCTGAGTTTTTCGAGGACCATATGAATGAGTGGATGACTGAGCAAAGGAAATATCTAGCCAATAGTTATCCAGCGCTTGAGAATAGTGCTGATGGGCTTGCAGTGGTGGATGAGTTGCGCTCAGCGGTGTGTGAGAATATTAACCTTTATATGGAGAAGAATGAGGAAGAGTTTCAAGCTTACTTGAATGGTTTTGCGCTAGCTGTGTGGAATTTGTTAACAACTGTCTCTCAGGCATCGAGCCGTGATCAGCTAGCCGTTACAGCTATTAAGTTCTTGACTACCGTTAGCACAAGTGTGCATCATAATCTGTTTGCTGGTGACGGAGTGATACCCCAGATTTGTCAGGGCATTGTGATCCCAAATGTGAGGTTGAGGGATGAGGATGAGGAACTGTTTGACATGAACTACATTGAGTTCATCAGGAGGGATATGGAAGGCAGTGATCTCGATACCAGGAGGAGGATTGCTTGTGAGCTTCTTAAGGGGATTGCTACCAATTATAAACCACAGGTTACCAACTTGGTTTCTGTACAGATACAGAATTTGCTGACCTCTTTTGCCGCAAACCCATCTGAGAATTGGAAGGATAAGGACTGCGCAATATACTTGGTTGTATCACTTGCTACTAAGAGGGCTGGTGGCACTTCTGTTACGACTGATCTTGTTGATGTTCAGAACTTCTTTGGGACAGTGATTGTTCCAGAACTGCAGAGTCAGGATGTGAATGGATATCCAATGCTTAAGGCGGGCGCATTGAAATTTTTCACAATGTTCCGGAATCATATACCAAAGCCTATGACATTACAATTTTTTCCAGATTTGATTCGGTTCCTTCGTGCAGAGTCCAATGTAGTTCACTCTTATGCTGCAAGTTGTATTGAGAAGCTTTTGCTGGTAAAGGATGAGGGTGGACAAGCAAGATATACTTCAGTAGATATTTCTCCAGTGCTGCCACAACTGATGACCAACCTctttgaggctttgaaggttccagaATCTGAGGAAAATCAATATGTGATGAAGTGTATTATGCGAGTTCTCGGGGTTGCAGACATATCCCGTGAGATTGTTGGACCTTGTATTACTGGGTTGACATCAATACTCAACAAAGCTTGTGAAAACCCCAAGAATCCAGTATTTAACCACTATGTTTTTGAGTCTGTGGCTGTCCTTGTGAAACGAGCATGCGGCAAGGATGCCTCTCTCATATCGATTTTTGAGATAAACCTTTTCCCCAGTATCCAGAAGATATTGGTCGAAGATGTGCAAGAGTTCTATCCTTATGCACTTCAGCTGCTGGCTCAACTTGTTGAGTTGAACAGGCCACCCATTCCACAGAGTTACATGCAGATTTTTCCAATGCTGTTGTCTCCTGACTCGTGGAGAAAGGCTTCCAATGTCCCTGCTCTTGTGCGTTTGCTTCAAGCATTCCTTCAGAAGGCACCCCATGAGCTCAACCAAGAGGGCAGGTTGAGACAGGTCCTTGAGATTTCCAATAAGCTTGTCTCAGCCCGTAGTACTGATGAACAGGGTTTCTATGTGCTAAATACTGTTGTTGAGAGCCTTGATTTTAATGTGATTGCGCCTTACATTGGTCAGATTTGGAGTGCACTTTTCACAGTTCTCCAAAGCAGGCAGACAGGAAAGTTTATCAAGTGTCTATTGATTTTTATGTCACTCTTTCTGGTCAAACATGGCTCTACAAACCTTGTCGATTCAGTGAATAGCATTCAGGCCAACCTATTTCTGATGATCTTGGGGCAGTTTTGGATACCTAATCTTACACTTATTACAGGAGTCATTGAGACTAAGTTGACTGCAGTTGCATCAACCCGACTTCTGTGTGAATCTCAAATGCTTCTGGATGCTGCAGCCGTTGAGCACTGGGGGAAACTGCTTAACAACATTGTAACCCTTCTTTCACGAACAGAGCAGGACAGGGTTGAAGAGGATCCTGAAATGCCTGAATTTTCAGAAAATGTTGGATATTCTGCCACCTTTATTCGGCTGCACAATGCTGGGAAGACTGAGGATGATCCGCTGAAAGATATAAGAGATGCAAAGGAATTTTTGGTGACTTCGTTGGCTAGGCTTTCTGCGCTTTCCCCAGGCAGATACCCTCAAATCATCAGTCAATATGTTGAACCAACCAATCAGGCAGAACTACTTCGTCTCTGCAACTCTTATAACTGCCAAATTGTTTAA
- the LOC112178152 gene encoding ethylene-responsive transcription factor ERF023 isoform X1: MTLPANAFSTYMEQPPDTEDDLSTPTTTTAAATITQNHENQQRSGTRHPVYRGVRKRRWGKWVSEIREPRKKSRIWLGSFPVPEMAAKAYDVAAYCLKGRKAQLNFPDEVEHLPRPSTSTARDIQAAAAKAAQTMKSSSTARSTDQDHHRDVLDGGGVDDFWGEIELPELMNSGTCYSNSCGWSTFTGETALTWPEGEACL, from the exons ATGACACTCCCAGCTAATGCTTTCTCAACGTACATGGAGCAACCACCAGACACTGAAGATGACCTGAGCactcccaccaccaccactgccGCAGCCACAATCACCCAGAACCACGAAAACCAACAACGCAGCGGCACCCGGCACCCGGTGTACCGGGGCGTGAGGAAGCGGAGGTGGGGAAAATGGGTGTCCGAAATCAGGGAGCCACGCAAGAAGTCACGCATTTGGCTAGGGTCCTTCCCGGTGCCCGAGATGGCGGCCAAGGCCTATGACGTGGCGGCCTACTGCCTCAAGGGGCGAAAAGCGCAGCTGAACTTCCCCGACGAGGTGGAGCACTTGCCGAGGCCCTCCACGAGTACGGCTAGGGATATTCAGGCAGCAGCAGCTAAAGCAGCACAGACAATGAAGTCATCAAGTACAGCTAGAAGCACTGATCAGGATCATCACCGTGACGTATTGGACGGCGGCGGCGTCGATGATTTTTGGGGTGAGATTGAGCTACCGGAGCTAATGAATAGCGGCACGTGCTACTCGAACTCATGTGGGTGGAGTACGTTTACCGGTGAAAC AGCATTAACATGGCCAGAAGGAGAGGCATGTCTATAA
- the LOC112178152 gene encoding ethylene-responsive transcription factor ERF023 isoform X2, which yields MTLPANAFSTYMEQPPDTEDDLSTPTTTTAAATITQNHENQQRSGTRHPVYRGVRKRRWGKWVSEIREPRKKSRIWLGSFPVPEMAAKAYDVAAYCLKGRKAQLNFPDEVEHLPRPSTSTARDIQAAAAKAAQTMKSSSTARSTDQDHHRDVLDGGGVDDFWGEIELPELMNSGTCYSNSCGWSTFTGETALTWPEGEACL from the exons ATGACACTCCCAGCTAATGCTTTCTCAACGTACATGGAGCAACCACCAGACACTGAAGATGACCTGAGCactcccaccaccaccactgccGCAGCCACAATCACCCAGAACCACGAAAACCAACAACGCAGCGGCACCCGGCACCCGGTGTACCGGGGCGTGAGGAAGCGGAGGTGGGGAAAATGGGTGTCCGAAATCAGGGAGCCACGCAAGAAGTCACGCATTTGGCTAGGGTCCTTCCCGGTGCCCGAGATGGCGGCCAAGGCCTATGACGTGGCGGCCTACTGCCTCAAGGGGCGAAAAGCGCAGCTGAACTTCCCCGACGAGGTGGAGCACTTGCCGAGGCCCTCCACGAGTACGGCTAGGGATATTCAGGCAGCAGCAGCTAAAGCAGCACAGACAATGAAGTCATCAAGTACAGCTAGAAGCACTGATCAGGATCATCACCGTGACGTATTGGACGGCGGCGGCGTCGATGATTTTTGGGGTGAGATTGAGCTACCGGAGCTAATGAATAGCGGCACGTGCTACTCGAACTCATGTGGGT GGAGTACGTTTACCGGTGAAACAGCATTAACATGGCCAGAAGGAGAGGCATGTCTATAA